In Luteipulveratus mongoliensis, the DNA window CAGTCGGCTGGCAGAGGTAGGCACCGACCGGCGTACAACCGAGTTTGGCCGATAGTGCAAGCCGCGTCGCTACCGAAATCCTTGGGTTCAGGGTGCTGTTGCAACGAGGAGTTCGTTGAGCTTCTCGGCGGGATTCTTCCACTGGTGTCGTTTGCGGGGTCGCCGGTTGAGCTCGATCGCGATCTGGTCGAGGTCGTTCTGGGTGTAGGTGCGGAAGTTGGTGCTGGTGCGGGGAAAGTACTGGCGTAGGAGCCCGTTGGTGTTCTCGTTGCTGCCGCGCTGCCAGGGTGAGTGCGGGTCGCAGAAGTAGACCTGGCAGCCGGTAGCGAGGGTGAATCGGGCGTGCTCAGCCATCTCGGCCCCTTGGTCCCAGGTCAACGACCTGGCCATGCTCACTGGCACCCTGCCCATCAGCTGGGTCAGTACGCCGATGACCTGCGCGCTGACTCGTGAGTGCGGCAGGGCGCCGAGCATGACGTACCCGGTGGTGCGTTCGACCAGAGTCACGATCGCGCTGGAACCGCGGGCGCCGATGACCAGGTCGCCTTCCCAGTGTCCTGGCACGGCCCGGTCGGCCGCCTCCGCAGGACGGGTCGAGATGTGCAAGCCCTCGATCCACGGTTTGCGGGACCGGGCCGCCGCGGCCGTGGCGCGGGAGCGTGGTTTACGCGTGGCTCGCCCTGAGCGCAGCGCGAGCTGCCGGCCGACCTCGGCGCGGAGGCTGCCGCGGCCCTGGATGTAGATGGCCTGGTAGATCGTCTCGTG includes these proteins:
- a CDS encoding IS30 family transposase: MPGKRLSLAERAQIEVLFGQDLTFPQIAAVLGRDRSTVWREVRRNHSYRGARMGGSGARSPSGRHAAGSGRRGGCYRWVYEHRQAQRQYRVRARRCHGGKLRPSWGGPLPLLWHTVADLLRERWSPQQVAHWLRTQYPNQPEMWVSHETIYQAIYIQGRGSLRAEVGRQLALRSGRATRKPRSRATAAAARSRKPWIEGLHISTRPAEAADRAVPGHWEGDLVIGARGSSAIVTLVERTTGYVMLGALPHSRVSAQVIGVLTQLMGRVPVSMARSLTWDQGAEMAEHARFTLATGCQVYFCDPHSPWQRGSNENTNGLLRQYFPRTSTNFRTYTQNDLDQIAIELNRRPRKRHQWKNPAEKLNELLVATAP